The Setaria viridis chromosome 6, Setaria_viridis_v4.0, whole genome shotgun sequence genome includes the window GATTTCAACAGAAAGGATTTAGAGTAACAACAGAGCAACAGCATAGAACATATATGAAAAGAACATTTTAAGTGCAAATTTTGGAAGTGAAGTTGAATGCTAGATTTATCAACGTTGTTGACTTAACAGGCAattatacccaaagatttagccctggataggagtgcttggaaaacagctattcatgtgcccaaaccctgatttgtggctcttgttgggtttcaactctagcctaccccaacttgcttgggactgaaaggctatgttgttgttgttgttgacttAACAGGCACACTTGCATAGCCTTCGTCTCAACTTTTGCATTGTCATGCATATCAAAAGCAGAATAATCAAAGAATATTATATAACCACAGAAACAGGGAAACATGTAATATTCACAAGGTACAAAATCTGAAGCTTAAGAGTTAAGAGGAACTCACTTTGCTTCACAGTTCGGGTTGCAGGAGTGGCAGATCCTACTCGCGTAGTTGGCCTTGTGCATCGCATCAACAAAAACCAAGTCATATCCATCTCGGTCTCCCTTTCATCATGACAAAGGTAAAGGTTAATAAGATGGAAAACCATGAATTGGAATAATGTCAGTCACGGGATAGATTCGTAGATCTCATTATAATCACAGGCTGAACATTACCTTTGGCCTTTCTAACATAATGTTGTAAAACTCTGGAGCTTGATCTTCACTGTTGTTTTGTATATGCTTGATACCATCTTGCTTTTCATACCATCTCCAAGAAGGATAAACCTGCAATGTTTACGAATTGCATTTCATGGCTATAATATTGCCCCTCATAAAGTGGAATGGATGAATATAAAAACTAAAACATACCTCCCCGAAGAACTCGACAACAAAGTCATCTTCACCAAATCCACCTTTTTTGTTGCAGACAACACCGAGACCCTGAAAAAGTGCAGCAAACACATCGAAAAGACTAGAGCATAAGTTAAGGCCTTAGGCAAGAAAATGACACTGAATTTATGGGTAAACAAATGAAGACGTACCTTTCGATAAGCAACACAGTTTTGATCAGGACGATTCCTCATGGCCTTTAGCATTCCCAAGCACATCTTCGAAGTTCGTCTGTCACCATGTTCCTCTGCAGACCTTTGGATTTCTTCAATGACAGGCCTGAGATTGTAGGTCATAGGAGTATTTCCCGAACCAGTGAAATGCCTAACTTGCTTATTCAAGGTGTTCAGAAGCAACTGCATTCAGAATATTTTGGGTATgttaagagagagagagagagagagagagagagagagagagagagagagtgaagGGGGAGGCACTATAATCTAGCGCCAATTACCTCCTCAATAAAGATATGCTTGTCAGTAGGTGACAACTCAAGATCAGCAGGCATAATGTCACACAGTAGATTGTGTGTGTATGGATCTATGCCATATACTTCTTGCTCAAGAATTTCATCTCCTGGTACTTTCCGAGGTTGATAATCCTTAACCTCTGGAAGCTCCAAGTTTTCAGTGCCATTCTTCTGTGAGAGCAACTTCTCAGAATAGTCATCAGGTAAAGCAACACTCATTTTTCGTCTTACTTCCTCCTCATCTGCTACAATAAGGTACTCCTCGATAACTTCATACTTCCTAGTAACTGGAGGAACAAGGCTGGCTTTTGTCATGCGGCCACCCAATATACGATCATCAGTCACAGGTTCACTAGGTTCAAGTAACTTTAGACCATTTCCCTTCAAATCCCATGCTCCGGAATTCACATCAATGTCACTCTCAGTATCAGAAAAAGTAGTTTCACTCTCAGTTTCATCACCTTCAGAGtagccatcatcatcatcagatgtTTCACTACCAGAGTCGACattctttttctttaatttggATAGGCTTCTTTTGATTTCACGGTCAACAGCACGAGACGAATCTGCTCCCACAGCTACCGAATTTGCTCcccttgttttgttttgtttctttttgagTTTTGTGTCAGACGAATACTGACTAATGTCCAGGCTGTCCTGGGCAGCTGCTCCATTTCTCTCAGAAATGTACCTTGGGTTCCCTAGTCTCTTGGCTAGCTGTATCAAGGAGACAACAATTTGCTTTATATCTCCTGAATCATTGCCATCTTTGTATCTGGGATAGGATAGGAAATGTTAGAAAATGCAACAATTTCATTACCTTATAGAAATCCTTAACTAGGTTAGACTAAGTCATTTTACCTCAATGCATCTTGGCACATAGAACGGATGTCATGCTTGATGGTATGAAAGCCATGGCGAGCATAATACCCATTTTTCAACCTGACTTCGATCTTGGCAACCTGTAAAATAAAACAGATATGGGTGTGAAGTATTAGTACATCTTATTAGACTGTCAGAAGACTCATTCAAATAGTTATAAAATGGTGATGGTACCTTTGGGATGAAAAATTCAAATCTGTTACTCTTCATGATTTCTCTCAGCCTGCTTATGATAAATTCTTCCATCTTCCTGTAGCCGCACTCAGCCTGCCTCTGCATCAAACGCCTCATTTGTGCATCCCTTGACAAAACCGCAGAGGACTTTCTAGCATCAAGCAGTTTTGATCTTTTATAGAAACCTTGTCCAAATGAAAGATTAGCATTCTCTCTATTTGAAATATCAGCAAAATAACCATCAAGCTCATCAGAACGGTCCAGCTGATTAGTAAAGTTCTTTGCAACTTTTGATGGGTAGTTGTTCCCATCACCCATCTGCTTCATGGTTTTCATTTTCTGGTGTGACTCCTCAGGATTCAATGAGGTCCTGATCCATTTTATATGCTGAAATTTATTTTTCAGATCCCCTAGATGACTGCAACCTTGGATGTGCACATAAGATATGTGTGGAAGCTGCTCAAGTACTTTGCCAAGGGCATATGAGCTAAGATTCGAACACCCAGCTAAAATAAGAGTCCTAATATTTTGCTTCTCATAACCAGCCTGAAAGGAAGATAAATGATTTTGAATCCAAAGTTAAAAGATGACGAAAGTAATTTCTCAAACAGATGGGCAAGACACATACCATAATATCATAAAACACAGAATCAGTGCAAAGAGCGCCAACAGAAGACAGATCAATGAATCTACACATGTCCCTGTAATACTTAGCAGCAGCATTCCAGCTCCTACAGGTAGCTGCAGAAGAAATAAGTGACTTCACATCTGCCCTCATAAAATGGAAGATTCTTGCTAGCACCCGGCCATTTAGGAGACCCCAACTTCCATTTTCTGTGCTAGGATTCACAGAATCATCATCAACAGCAGCAGATCCGGCACATAACTCTTCAAAACAAAGATCCTCCTTCCGACTGGCAAGAATGTCATTGGACAAATGAATATCTTCATCACTCTGATCAGGCAGCAACTTTGCCCTTTTTGCAGACCCACCATCTTCTGCAATgccccaaaagaaaaaagaaatgtcaTGGATGTCCACAAGAGATGTTCAGTGTTTAACTGGAAGGAATTAAATCAACATACGATAGTGGACACAAGATTTAAGGTTCAAGACTCCAAATGCATTAACATAAGCTGAAAGTCAAAATTGAAGTGCAGAAAGTAGTTAATAAGATATGTTGTCTAAGACATGACCACGGTACCTGGCAGGAAATTCCTAGATGCTGAATTGtgagaaaaatatgcttcaaaTTCCTTTTTGGGCTGCTTTGCTGAAATCCATGGATCCAAGACCTCGTTGATAGCTAAAGTAAGTTCCCTGCTCTTGAAATATTTCATGACTAGTTCATGTAATTTACCACGTGTGTAACCCACAAACTGGGGGTGCAACTCATGGAAGCTACCTGATCCTTGATTCACACCAACATTATATTGATCTGACTGCATATGAGCAGCGGTAGAATTTGAACTTTGTGCCACACTAGGAACAGAGCAGAGAGATTTTAAATCCTTAAGAACAGGAAACCATGTGTTATCAATCTTACGGAATACACTGCTCCGTTCAACAATAGTTCCCTTCTTAACTAATTCTTGCAATTCGGAGTAAGAAAACGGACCATGCTCATGCCCAGTGCCATCAAGGTAGTACCAGTCACCCCGATTAACTGACAATTCATCAGCAGTACATACACGGTCCTTTGGAATGTTTGGAACAGACTTGGATTTGTGCAAACCTTGGGAATCATGGTCATGATGCTTCTTGAAATGCGATGAACCTTCATGGACAGAACTTCTCTCAGTCCCAATTGAATGGGAGCGTGAAGATCTAGACGGTGGCCGATCAGCTCCTCTGGGTTTTGTACGGGGTTCAACAGATGATTGGTCTTTAACAACACGAGAATTTATCCTAACCACTGGAAGCATCATCCCCTTCACTCCCCTAGGAGGTTGTCTGCTCTGACCTGGCCTCCCAGGCACAACACTTTTACAGGTGTCACTAACACTGTCAGTATCCTCTTCTGTCGATGAGAATGCCCACAATGGTAGGTCATGCTTTTTAGCACGTACAGCATAGTATAGCTCATCCTTGCAGTGCCAGCGAGGATCCTCACGGCTACCTTTTGGCATTTGACACAGAGGATAGCCTTCATTGAGAACAAGTTTTTTCCTGAATGGATTATCTTGGCTCAATTCATCatttctcttccagtcaccACCTTTGCAAGACCATCTCCCAGAAAACCATTCGCTAGATTCAACATAATGGTGAAAGTTGTTCTTCTCCATAGAAACAAGGCCATAAGCGTCTGTTGGCCTGTTGTCTTGGAATTCTGAGCCCCTATTGATCCCATCATCTCCTTCATGATGTACTTGGAATCTTGTAAAATCTGACATTATAACACAAAAATCACATGTCAGCAATAAAAGAACAAAGGCGACCAAAGCACTATATCGTGAACTGGTAGTATCATTACAAAACTACAAGAAGAGAATAACGTCCGTAGTTTTTTGGGGAATGGTTTTCAATGTATTTGCACAAGAAAAACTAGGTTCAACAGCAACATGACCAGAGTCAGCATCTTAAAGTTGGACACCATCTAAAGTTAAGTTAAACATACAGCCATTTCCAGAAATTAGATGAGAAACGGTGCAGATCCTAAGGCCAGATTTAAATTAAACCGATACGGTACCTTCATGTCGACTCCATCTTTCCCAATCAGCAGGTTTAAAATCTGCACCTAAAAGCTCTGCAATTTCGAAATGGCAAAAGGCACCAGCATCAGTATAACCATGAGGTACTCCACGAATTTGGGAGCTGGGGAAGTAAAATACTGGTTGAGGTACAGTGCAAGTTGAGGTGAGACAAGG containing:
- the LOC117860881 gene encoding histone-lysine N-methyltransferase ATXR3, with product MGDGGVACAVRAVEGFRAGALVSRGGAGGEAMPDKGERGHGHQHQHQHQQQHRKSQQSASAAELEEGELLNGEPDTNGLPERSMPPKKWRKVLAASTAAAEVEPGEIVSTKQAVPLKKARRNGEVEKGELVPERQRKEKSSGNSARKSSKDEAEPGEIAPPEKRRDGKSQRGDDNGRRPSSSVQKGSLRDSDEEPGEIKPESSNTGSVRKSRPAEPQSINHKHQADGSDQSGSKSRRKGEGRSSSAGRHLSGRNREVSPPARDRHDRHERSPGILGRFPHDRFRHDRYDRSPSRLERSPHRERVRHYDSRDRSPYISPRHRARQPHFRDNTPSRVDNSPRGRTQHEDFRDRSPFRHDRSPSERSRATDNHEAIKKNRNGSNSEKLQHKSKSVKQSSKTKSGSNGKTEEKISKEKAIESAQYTELPPPPPLPPPPPPPPPPPPPLPPVVPPPLPPPPEPEPNGVLAEDMIEDMDICDTPPHTSAAPEPLEQICDMGRWFYLDHFGIEQGPSKLVDLKKLVEDGYLLSDHLIKHADSDRWVTVENAASPRVPSDIPSLYSDASTQLVSPPEAPGNLLDEALEAASNLASGAEEKQMEEASAEDSEDFYIDDRVEALMDGSILVPGQELEIIGELLGADFKPADWERWSRHEDFTRFQVHHEGDDGINRGSEFQDNRPTDAYGLVSMEKNNFHHYVESSEWFSGRWSCKGGDWKRNDELSQDNPFRKKLVLNEGYPLCQMPKGSREDPRWHCKDELYYAVRAKKHDLPLWAFSSTEEDTDSVSDTCKSVVPGRPGQSRQPPRGVKGMMLPVVRINSRVVKDQSSVEPRTKPRGADRPPSRSSRSHSIGTERSSVHEGSSHFKKHHDHDSQGLHKSKSVPNIPKDRVCTADELSVNRGDWYYLDGTGHEHGPFSYSELQELVKKGTIVERSSVFRKIDNTWFPVLKDLKSLCSVPSVAQSSNSTAAHMQSDQYNVGVNQGSGSFHELHPQFVGYTRGKLHELVMKYFKSRELTLAINEVLDPWISAKQPKKEFEAYFSHNSASRNFLPEDGGSAKRAKLLPDQSDEDIHLSNDILASRKEDLCFEELCAGSAAVDDDSVNPSTENGSWGLLNGRVLARIFHFMRADVKSLISSAATCRSWNAAAKYYRDMCRFIDLSSVGALCTDSVFYDIMAGYEKQNIRTLILAGCSNLSSYALGKVLEQLPHISYVHIQGCSHLGDLKNKFQHIKWIRTSLNPEESHQKMKTMKQMGDGNNYPSKVAKNFTNQLDRSDELDGYFADISNRENANLSFGQGFYKRSKLLDARKSSAVLSRDAQMRRLMQRQAECGYRKMEEFIISRLREIMKSNRFEFFIPKVAKIEVRLKNGYYARHGFHTIKHDIRSMCQDALRYKDGNDSGDIKQIVVSLIQLAKRLGNPRYISERNGAAAQDSLDISQYSSDTKLKKKQNKTRGANSVAVGADSSRAVDREIKRSLSKLKKKNVDSGSETSDDDDGYSEGDETESETTFSDTESDIDVNSGAWDLKGNGLKLLEPSEPVTDDRILGGRMTKASLVPPVTRKYEVIEEYLIVADEEEVRRKMSVALPDDYSEKLLSQKNGTENLELPEVKDYQPRKVPGDEILEQEVYGIDPYTHNLLCDIMPADLELSPTDKHIFIEELLLNTLNKQVRHFTGSGNTPMTYNLRPVIEEIQRSAEEHGDRRTSKMCLGMLKAMRNRPDQNCVAYRKGLGVVCNKKGGFGEDDFVVEFFGEVYPSWRWYEKQDGIKHIQNNSEDQAPEFYNIMLERPKGDRDGYDLVFVDAMHKANYASRICHSCNPNCEAKVTAVDGKYMIGVYTLRPIAEGEEITFDYNSVTESKEEHEASICLCGSQVCRGSYLNFSGEGAFEKVLMEYHGVLDRHSLLLQACEANSVSQQDLIDLGRAGLGTCLLAGLPGWLVAYTAHLVRFIYLERQKLPDEILKHNVEEKRQFLIEINMDSEKNDAEVQAEGVLNSRLQQIVHTLDKVRYVMRCIFGEPKNAPPPLVRLTGKSLVSAIWKGDCSIVAELLQSMEPHVEEEVLSDLKAKIRAHDPSDSDDIEGGIRNSLLWLRDELRTLSCTYKCRHDAAADLIHMYAYTKCFFRVREYSTVKSPPVHISPLDLGPKYADKLGPGFQEYCKTYPEDYCLAQLIYWYSQNSEPESRLTRARKGCLSLPDVSSFYVKSAKPGQERVYGNRTVRFMLSRMEKQAQRPWPKDRIWVFKSDPRFFGSPMMDAVLSNSPLDKEMVHWLKMRPNVFLG